One genomic window of uncultured delta proteobacterium includes the following:
- the efp gene encoding Elongation factor P, with the protein MYSTTDFRKGLKIELDGTPYEIVEFQHFKPGKGGAMVRTKLRNILTGRLQDNTFRSGEKVGRPDLGTTEMQFLYREGTDLVFMDLTTYEQLHIPQETVGLKATYLKESQIVEVLLYQGNPLDFELPVSLVLAVTETEPGAKGDTVSNVTKPATLETGAVVQVPIFVNVGDKVKIDTRSNEYLGRESS; encoded by the coding sequence ATTGAACTGGACGGAACCCCTTACGAAATTGTTGAATTTCAACATTTCAAGCCCGGCAAGGGCGGTGCGATGGTCCGGACGAAGCTCCGCAACATCCTGACCGGCCGGCTGCAGGACAATACCTTCCGTTCCGGTGAAAAAGTGGGGCGGCCGGACCTCGGCACCACGGAAATGCAGTTTTTGTACCGCGAAGGCACGGATCTTGTGTTCATGGACCTGACGACCTACGAACAGCTCCATATCCCGCAGGAAACCGTGGGCCTCAAGGCGACCTACCTGAAGGAAAGCCAGATCGTGGAAGTGCTGCTGTACCAGGGCAACCCGCTCGACTTTGAACTGCCGGTTTCCCTTGTTCTCGCCGTGACGGAGACGGAACCCGGCGCCAAGGGCGACACCGTCTCCAACGTGACCAAGCCCGCTACCCTGGAAACCGGCGCGGTCGTTCAGGTTCCCATTTTCGTCAACGTGGGCGACAAGGTCAAAATCGATACCCGCTCCAACGAATATCTGGGCCGCGAGTCTTCCTGA
- a CDS encoding Cell division protein FtsK/SpoIIIE, with translation MSVTGSKLSRDIFGLFLLFVGLLLLLSLGSYNPQDPSLTHVANAGRAVGNKAGLFGAYVSGFFADMVGIGAYFIPCAFLVAGSRRILGRDPWVWWRWCGFCLLAGCTVVAGEAWDVSIAAIGPGGLLGHALQSFFSAYLGSVGTTLFWGFLFLLGVQLMTGFSWLAFTHACVLRLAAHIRQTLENRPQKPAFSPKPVRIAIAEPAQPKTILVEPVAKPVPVKTIESEPSFIFEEKAATAPGLAVPGAAHAGEARALPGADLGFLQPGLADEDPPWVRDLEEGNVGELAVRNLNIPRSAPAAVTPPPPAAAKESPAASSITIQEAVTTIPAADPESPRVKRVALPPFSLLHTVASASPKTPREALEAKGRILMTCLSDFGIHGELVGIAPGPVVTMFEVRPAAGVRVARIENLSDDLALALKAIAVRVQAPIPGTDTVGIEIPNDNRELVCLKELFCSKAFAESESLLSMALGKDIQGAPAMADLARMPHLLVAGATGAGKSVCLNSILLSFLYKARPEEVKLLLVDPKRVEMAVYADLPHLVHPVVTEMELAKNALNWAVGEMSRRYNDLALLGVRNIAAYNEKLKELDKAKHPDLAHLEYMPYLVIIIDELADLMMTAAKEVEGYIMRLAQLARAAGIHMILATQRPSVDVVTGLIKANFPCRISFQVTSKHDSRTILDAVGAEHLLGKGDMLYKPAGGKFRRLHGAFVSDEDVAAVADYWRSRQKPDYSVDFTDWGNEGGGFGGGNGGGGGGEDIASDPMYAEAVAFVREQGKASISLIQRRFRIGFNRAARFVEQMEQDGIIGPADGSKPRLVR, from the coding sequence GTGAGCGTCACGGGCAGCAAACTTTCCCGGGATATTTTCGGGCTTTTTCTTCTCTTTGTCGGGCTGCTGCTGCTGCTCAGTCTCGGCTCGTACAATCCCCAGGACCCGAGCCTGACCCATGTAGCCAACGCCGGCAGGGCGGTCGGCAACAAGGCGGGCCTGTTCGGGGCCTATGTCAGCGGCTTTTTTGCCGACATGGTGGGAATCGGCGCCTATTTTATCCCCTGCGCCTTTCTGGTGGCCGGGTCGCGGCGGATACTCGGCCGCGACCCGTGGGTCTGGTGGCGCTGGTGCGGCTTTTGCCTGCTCGCCGGGTGCACCGTCGTGGCCGGAGAGGCCTGGGACGTCTCCATTGCCGCCATCGGCCCGGGCGGCCTTTTGGGGCACGCCTTGCAATCCTTTTTCAGCGCGTACCTCGGCTCGGTGGGGACCACTCTGTTTTGGGGCTTCCTCTTCCTGCTCGGCGTGCAACTCATGACGGGATTTTCCTGGCTTGCGTTCACCCATGCCTGTGTGTTGCGCCTTGCGGCCCATATCCGGCAGACGCTGGAAAACAGGCCGCAAAAGCCCGCGTTCAGCCCCAAGCCCGTCCGGATTGCCATTGCGGAACCGGCGCAACCCAAAACGATTCTTGTGGAGCCGGTGGCCAAGCCGGTGCCGGTAAAAACGATCGAAAGCGAGCCTTCCTTTATTTTTGAGGAAAAAGCCGCAACCGCGCCAGGCCTCGCTGTTCCCGGAGCCGCCCATGCCGGGGAAGCGCGGGCCCTGCCCGGCGCGGACCTCGGGTTTTTGCAGCCCGGTCTTGCCGATGAAGACCCGCCCTGGGTACGCGACCTGGAGGAGGGGAACGTCGGGGAACTGGCGGTCCGTAACCTGAATATCCCCAGGTCCGCCCCGGCGGCAGTCACGCCGCCGCCGCCCGCCGCGGCCAAGGAGAGCCCCGCCGCCTCCTCCATTACAATCCAGGAAGCCGTGACCACGATTCCGGCTGCCGACCCGGAAAGCCCCAGGGTGAAGCGGGTGGCCCTGCCGCCGTTTTCCCTGCTGCACACGGTTGCGTCCGCCTCCCCAAAAACACCCCGCGAGGCGCTGGAGGCCAAGGGCAGAATCCTCATGACCTGCCTTTCGGACTTCGGCATTCACGGGGAGCTTGTGGGCATCGCGCCGGGGCCTGTTGTGACCATGTTCGAAGTGCGCCCGGCCGCCGGGGTGCGGGTGGCGCGCATAGAAAACCTCAGCGATGACCTCGCTCTCGCCCTGAAGGCCATCGCCGTCCGCGTGCAGGCGCCCATTCCGGGAACGGACACCGTGGGCATAGAAATCCCCAACGACAACCGGGAACTCGTCTGCCTGAAGGAACTTTTTTGCTCCAAGGCTTTCGCCGAGTCCGAATCCCTGCTGAGCATGGCTCTGGGCAAAGATATCCAGGGCGCGCCCGCCATGGCGGATCTCGCCCGCATGCCGCACCTGCTCGTCGCCGGGGCCACGGGCGCGGGCAAAAGCGTCTGCCTGAACTCCATCCTGCTTTCTTTCCTCTACAAAGCCCGGCCCGAGGAAGTAAAACTCCTCCTGGTCGACCCCAAGCGGGTGGAAATGGCCGTTTACGCGGACCTGCCGCACCTTGTGCACCCGGTCGTCACGGAAATGGAACTCGCCAAAAACGCCCTGAACTGGGCCGTGGGCGAAATGAGCCGCCGCTACAACGATCTGGCCCTGCTGGGCGTGCGCAATATCGCCGCCTACAACGAAAAGCTCAAGGAACTGGATAAGGCCAAACACCCGGATCTCGCGCACCTTGAATACATGCCGTATCTCGTTATCATCATTGACGAACTTGCGGACCTTATGATGACAGCCGCCAAGGAAGTGGAAGGGTATATCATGCGCCTGGCCCAGCTCGCCAGGGCGGCGGGCATCCACATGATCCTGGCGACGCAGCGGCCCAGCGTGGACGTGGTGACGGGCCTCATCAAAGCCAACTTCCCGTGCCGCATTTCGTTCCAGGTGACGTCAAAGCACGATTCGCGCACCATCCTCGACGCCGTGGGCGCGGAGCACCTGCTCGGCAAGGGGGACATGCTCTATAAGCCCGCGGGCGGCAAATTCCGGCGGCTGCACGGCGCGTTCGTCAGCGACGAAGATGTGGCGGCCGTCGCGGATTATTGGCGCAGCCGCCAGAAGCCGGACTACTCCGTCGACTTTACCGACTGGGGGAACGAGGGCGGCGGTTTCGGGGGCGGCAACGGCGGCGGTGGCGGCGGCGAGGATATCGCCTCCGACCCCATGTACGCCGAGGCCGTGGCGTTCGTGCGGGAGCAGGGCAAAGCCTCCATCTCGCTGATTCAGCGCCGGTTCCGGATCGGGTTCAACCGGGCGGCGCGGTTTGTGGAACAAATGGAACAGGACGGCATCATCGGCCCGGCTGATGGCAGCAAGCCGCGTCTGGTCCGCTAG
- the lolA gene encoding Outer membrane lipocarrier protein LolA — protein sequence MRNFMYAVIALCGLLVFASYAQAADPVASAVQKRYESIKGMRAEFTQLLEHQESGSKEERKGVLYFAKPLQVRWETTSPIPEVLLVTPGAIWNVFPDEDMAYKYPPELSDESGSIVRVVTGQSNLEKDFTIENKGTKNGLATLTLYPKNPTTSMTEAELTVEAKTGAIKHVTIVDFYNNRNSITFTSQTLDPRLDAALFTFAPAKGMKVEDRTKSGVMSKPLMQ from the coding sequence ATGCGAAATTTCATGTACGCGGTCATCGCCCTGTGCGGACTGCTCGTCTTTGCTTCTTACGCCCAAGCCGCCGATCCCGTGGCTTCGGCCGTGCAGAAACGGTACGAATCCATCAAGGGCATGCGCGCCGAGTTCACGCAGCTCCTTGAGCATCAGGAGAGCGGCAGCAAAGAGGAGCGCAAGGGCGTCCTGTATTTTGCCAAACCGTTGCAGGTCCGTTGGGAAACAACCAGCCCGATCCCCGAGGTTTTGCTCGTGACGCCCGGCGCCATCTGGAACGTCTTTCCCGATGAAGACATGGCGTACAAGTATCCTCCCGAGCTTTCCGACGAGTCGGGCAGCATCGTACGGGTCGTGACCGGGCAAAGCAACCTGGAGAAGGACTTCACGATCGAGAACAAGGGTACAAAAAACGGCCTGGCCACCTTGACGCTGTATCCCAAAAACCCGACGACTTCCATGACCGAAGCCGAACTGACGGTGGAGGCAAAGACCGGGGCCATCAAGCATGTGACCATTGTTGATTTTTACAACAACCGCAATTCCATCACCTTCACGTCCCAGACGCTTGATCCCCGGCTGGACGCGGCCCTGTTCACCTTTGCCCCGGCCAAAGGCATGAAGGTGGAAGACCGCACGAAAAGCGGCGTGATGTCCAAGCCCCTGATGCAGTGA
- a CDS encoding putative enzyme (Evidence 3 : Function proposed based on presence of conserved amino acid motif, structural feature or limited homology; Product type pe : putative enzyme), producing the protein MKTNAPKPSSAGADTGLRLNKAIAQAGLASRRAADAMIQEGRVAVNGVVVTEPGTRIDPAADAVTVDGAPLSKPATQSHAYLLCNKPVQVVSTARDPQGRRTVVDLLPRTFAGLRLYPVGRLDYFSEGLLLLTDDGEMTLRLTHPRYHLPKTYRVTVREEPSRAMLETMRRGMTLAEGEKLAPVEARLLPGKGFVLEMVLNQGINRQIRRMCRDLGLTILRLVRTDIGPLHLGDLAPGAVRELSQNELTALKKAVGLRSS; encoded by the coding sequence ATGAAGACAAACGCGCCCAAGCCCTCTTCCGCCGGTGCCGACACCGGTTTGCGTCTGAACAAGGCCATCGCCCAGGCCGGTCTTGCCTCCCGCCGGGCTGCCGACGCCATGATCCAGGAGGGCCGGGTGGCGGTCAACGGGGTTGTGGTCACCGAACCCGGAACCAGAATCGACCCGGCGGCGGATGCCGTTACGGTGGACGGCGCCCCCCTCTCCAAACCCGCCACGCAAAGCCATGCATACCTCTTGTGCAACAAACCGGTGCAGGTCGTGTCCACGGCCAGGGACCCCCAGGGCAGGCGGACCGTCGTGGATCTTCTGCCACGGACATTCGCCGGTTTGCGCCTGTACCCCGTCGGGCGGCTGGATTATTTTTCCGAAGGCTTGCTCCTCCTGACCGATGACGGGGAAATGACCCTGCGGTTGACCCACCCGCGCTACCACCTGCCCAAGACATACCGGGTAACGGTCCGGGAAGAGCCTTCCCGCGCCATGCTGGAAACCATGCGGCGCGGCATGACGCTTGCCGAAGGCGAAAAACTCGCCCCGGTGGAGGCGCGGCTGCTGCCCGGCAAAGGGTTTGTCCTGGAAATGGTGTTGAACCAGGGCATCAACCGGCAGATACGGCGCATGTGCCGGGACCTCGGCCTGACCATCCTGCGCCTCGTCCGCACCGACATCGGGCCACTGCATCTTGGAGACCTTGCCCCGGGCGCCGTCCGTGAACTCTCCCAAAACGAACTGACGGCCCTGAAAAAGGCCGTCGGTTTGCGCTCATCGTAA
- the msbA gene encoding Lipid A export ATP-binding/permease protein MsbA, with product MQTPVPERRVQSFALYKRCLGYFKPYWAHITLAAVAMLLVACTQPLVAYLVKPTMDEIFVKKDASFLLLIALAYPALELAKVSFRTIQNYVMQYCGLKVLERLRDELFQKMIFLPMRFYEGAQVGMLMSRVINDVVLIRASMPALIMLVRQIFTVIFLIGVAFYQDSFLAFWAIIVMPVAFFPFIYFGRRMRKLSRKGQAKLADISVLLQEIFSGIRVVKAFSTEEREAKRFDKENRRLLSLLLKQTLASEMSSSVMEFMGALAGALVVYYGGMMVINGVSTPGTFFSFLTATIMLYDPVKKMSTSNNDIQKALAGAERVFEILDSPHITVEKDGTIPFAEDFKDLTFENVSFRYQDGTRALDNVSLTVRQGERIALVGPSGGGKTTFVNLIPRFYEPTEGRILLNGRPLEEYTLESLRRTIAMVSQDSFLFNLSVAENILYGQEEAGEEALREAAKAAYADGFVSSLLEGYATMVGERGAKLSGGQKQRLTIARAIVKDAPLLILDEATSALDSESEGIVQKALENLMQNRTSIVIAHRLSTILNADRILVVENGRIVGQGRHEKLLLTSPLYARLYAMQFGQEGA from the coding sequence ATGCAGACCCCCGTTCCCGAGCGCCGGGTGCAGAGCTTCGCCCTGTACAAGCGCTGCCTTGGCTACTTCAAACCCTATTGGGCGCATATCACGCTTGCGGCGGTCGCCATGCTGCTTGTTGCGTGCACCCAACCGCTGGTCGCCTATCTCGTCAAACCGACCATGGATGAAATATTCGTCAAAAAGGACGCCTCCTTTTTGCTCCTTATCGCGCTCGCGTACCCGGCTCTCGAACTGGCCAAGGTCTCGTTCCGCACCATCCAGAATTATGTGATGCAATACTGCGGCCTCAAGGTGCTTGAACGGCTCCGCGACGAGTTGTTCCAAAAAATGATTTTTCTGCCCATGCGGTTTTATGAGGGCGCGCAAGTCGGCATGCTCATGAGCCGCGTCATCAACGACGTGGTGCTCATCCGCGCCAGCATGCCGGCGCTGATTATGCTTGTCCGGCAGATTTTCACCGTCATATTCCTTATCGGCGTCGCTTTTTACCAGGACTCTTTCCTGGCGTTCTGGGCCATCATCGTCATGCCCGTCGCCTTTTTCCCGTTCATTTATTTCGGTCGCCGCATGCGTAAGCTGAGCCGCAAAGGCCAGGCCAAACTGGCGGATATTTCCGTGCTGCTCCAGGAAATTTTCAGCGGGATCCGGGTAGTGAAGGCGTTTTCCACGGAAGAGCGCGAGGCAAAACGGTTTGACAAGGAAAACAGGCGGCTTCTTTCGCTTCTTCTCAAGCAGACGCTGGCCAGCGAAATGTCCTCTTCGGTCATGGAGTTCATGGGGGCGCTCGCAGGCGCGCTGGTTGTCTATTATGGCGGCATGATGGTTATCAACGGCGTGTCTACCCCCGGCACCTTCTTTTCCTTCCTGACCGCCACCATCATGCTGTACGACCCGGTCAAGAAGATGTCCACGTCCAACAATGATATCCAGAAAGCCCTGGCGGGCGCGGAGCGGGTTTTTGAAATCCTGGATTCCCCGCACATCACCGTTGAAAAGGACGGAACTATCCCGTTTGCCGAAGACTTCAAGGACCTGACGTTTGAAAACGTCTCTTTCCGCTATCAGGACGGCACGCGCGCGCTCGACAACGTGAGCTTGACCGTCCGGCAAGGGGAACGTATCGCCCTTGTCGGGCCTTCCGGCGGCGGAAAAACGACGTTCGTCAACCTGATCCCTCGCTTCTACGAGCCGACGGAAGGCCGTATCCTGCTGAACGGGAGACCGCTCGAAGAGTATACCCTGGAGTCGTTGCGCCGGACCATTGCCATGGTTTCCCAGGACAGCTTCCTGTTCAACCTTTCCGTGGCCGAAAATATTTTATACGGGCAGGAAGAGGCCGGGGAAGAGGCACTGCGGGAAGCCGCCAAAGCCGCTTATGCCGACGGGTTCGTCTCGTCGCTCCTGGAGGGGTATGCAACCATGGTCGGCGAGCGCGGGGCCAAACTTTCGGGCGGGCAGAAACAGCGCCTGACCATCGCGCGGGCCATCGTCAAAGACGCGCCGCTGCTTATCCTTGACGAAGCCACCAGCGCGCTGGATTCGGAATCCGAGGGTATCGTGCAGAAAGCGCTGGAAAACCTCATGCAAAATCGCACCAGCATCGTCATTGCCCACAGGCTGTCCACCATCCTGAACGCCGACCGTATTCTGGTTGTGGAAAACGGGCGCATTGTGGGGCAGGGCAGGCATGAGAAACTGCTGCTTACGTCCCCGCTGTATGCGAGGCTGTACGCCATGCAATTCGGCCAGGAGGGAGCATGA
- a CDS encoding conserved hypothetical protein (Evidence 4 : Homologs of previously reported genes of unknown function) encodes MKIPPGLVGPFIGLLYRLWCRSLRYTQINREACDALSRQGKPLVFTFWHGEVFVFPFKRQDWRIFTIVSRSTDGEYLARILQDQGVFTLRGSSSRGGLAALLRGTKIMLENSMHACIGIDGPRGPRHEVKNGALFLAHRANAHIVPMRAICTRAKVFNSWDRFTLPYPFSHVTMIFGDPYQIEAEELTEEVLAVERQRLKTALQSLLPEEGGEGA; translated from the coding sequence ATGAAAATACCTCCGGGACTCGTCGGGCCGTTCATCGGTTTGCTGTACCGCCTATGGTGCCGTTCCTTACGGTATACCCAGATTAACCGGGAAGCCTGTGACGCCCTTTCCCGGCAGGGAAAACCCCTGGTTTTCACGTTCTGGCACGGCGAGGTGTTCGTTTTCCCTTTCAAACGTCAGGATTGGCGTATTTTTACCATTGTCAGCCGCAGCACGGACGGGGAATATCTTGCCCGCATACTTCAGGACCAGGGCGTTTTTACCTTGCGGGGGTCAAGCTCGCGCGGCGGACTCGCCGCGCTGCTTCGCGGCACCAAAATCATGCTTGAGAACAGCATGCACGCCTGCATCGGCATTGACGGTCCGCGTGGCCCGCGCCACGAGGTCAAGAATGGAGCGCTCTTTCTTGCGCACCGGGCAAACGCCCATATCGTGCCAATGCGCGCCATTTGCACGCGCGCCAAAGTGTTCAATTCCTGGGACCGATTCACTCTGCCGTACCCATTTTCCCACGTAACTATGATATTCGGCGATCCTTACCAAATAGAAGCCGAAGAATTGACCGAAGAGGTTCTGGCGGTGGAGCGGCAGCGGCTCAAGACCGCCTTGCAATCCCTATTGCCGGAAGAAGGGGGAGAGGGCGCGTGA